From one Streptomyces sp. ICC1 genomic stretch:
- a CDS encoding roadblock/LC7 domain-containing protein yields the protein MTGFTTDETLNWLLEGLLERTPGARHALVLSRDGLKLCRTPELSVDQADQLAAIAAGIQSLSHGASIEFGDGTGGVRSAMAEFYGGILFIVEAGEGAHLALVANEDADAGLVGHNMSELVEQLGEHLIARPRG from the coding sequence ATGACCGGCTTCACCACCGACGAGACGCTCAACTGGCTCCTGGAAGGCCTCCTCGAGCGCACACCGGGGGCCCGCCACGCCCTCGTGCTCTCCCGCGACGGCCTCAAGCTGTGCCGCACGCCCGAGCTCTCCGTCGACCAGGCCGACCAGCTCGCCGCGATCGCCGCCGGCATCCAGAGCCTGTCCCACGGGGCGTCCATCGAGTTCGGCGACGGCACCGGCGGCGTCCGCTCGGCCATGGCCGAGTTCTACGGCGGCATCCTGTTCATCGTCGAAGCGGGCGAGGGAGCGCACCTCGCGCTCGTCGCCAACGAGGACGCCGACGCCGGCCTCGTCGGCCACAACATGTCCGAACTGGTCGAGCAGCTCGGCGAACACCTCATCGCCAGGCCCCGGGGATGA
- a CDS encoding ATP-binding protein — MTASPSPLRPSALALLITAAAGGALTTAAVAAAPSSIGAPLAWFSGAGVLLLSVAAFAVTWSTRTARIQRGRITGLGAELAARDGHIARLLADAARDAAARTAERARLAADHAAVLERLVGAHTAEADGLSIAHAAELDSLAAAQNASRERLGIALRRAESGRAAAMAAAANAAGRMQALATGMLADLREMEHRHADEDVLTDLLHLDHRTAQAGRLADSIAVLTGARSGRRWAKPIVMESILRGAMGRIGGYQRVRLHSTSDAAVAGHAAEGVMHALAELLDNAANFSPPTAEVHVYVEEVPSGIIITVEDSGLVMSEVQLRRAEQAVSAESLDLAGLSGTRLGLAVVGRLARKHGLTVSFRPSARGGTGALMMLPQELISRAAAEVPAPPLAIPAQPSGHRAIEAPAAPRAHTEPEAVHNTAAGLAGAARAKDRTPDTDGAGPEDAATGEHPESGDGALPQRRRGRTPAAAHPEGPDAAGAQARTAAAPAGASRSAARFGSFRQAVRGAGAPGPAGGAEDEQQPAHTPDPEGNTRS, encoded by the coding sequence ATGACGGCGTCGCCCTCCCCCCTTCGCCCCTCCGCGCTGGCCCTGCTGATCACAGCAGCTGCCGGCGGCGCGCTCACCACGGCGGCGGTGGCCGCGGCCCCGTCGTCCATCGGCGCTCCCCTCGCCTGGTTCTCCGGCGCGGGCGTCCTGCTCCTCTCGGTCGCGGCCTTCGCCGTGACCTGGTCCACGCGCACCGCGCGGATCCAGCGCGGCCGCATCACCGGCCTCGGCGCCGAACTCGCCGCCCGTGACGGACACATCGCCCGGCTGCTCGCCGACGCGGCCCGTGACGCGGCCGCGCGCACGGCCGAACGCGCCCGGCTGGCCGCCGACCACGCGGCCGTGCTGGAGCGGCTCGTCGGCGCGCACACCGCCGAAGCCGACGGCCTCTCGATCGCGCACGCGGCCGAACTCGACAGCCTCGCCGCGGCCCAGAACGCCTCCCGCGAACGGCTCGGCATCGCACTGCGCCGCGCCGAGTCGGGCCGGGCCGCCGCCATGGCCGCCGCGGCGAACGCCGCCGGCCGGATGCAGGCCCTGGCCACCGGCATGCTCGCCGACCTCCGCGAGATGGAGCACCGGCACGCCGACGAGGACGTCCTGACCGACCTGCTCCACCTCGACCACCGCACCGCCCAGGCCGGCCGCCTCGCGGACTCCATCGCCGTGCTGACCGGGGCCCGTTCGGGCCGCCGCTGGGCCAAACCGATCGTCATGGAGTCGATCCTGCGCGGGGCCATGGGCCGCATCGGCGGCTACCAGCGGGTCCGGCTGCACTCCACCAGCGACGCCGCCGTCGCCGGACACGCCGCCGAGGGCGTCATGCACGCGCTGGCGGAACTCCTCGACAACGCCGCGAACTTCTCCCCGCCGACCGCCGAAGTCCACGTCTACGTGGAGGAGGTGCCGTCCGGGATCATCATCACCGTCGAGGACAGCGGCCTCGTCATGAGCGAGGTCCAGCTGCGCCGCGCCGAACAGGCCGTGAGCGCCGAGTCCTTGGACCTCGCCGGACTGTCCGGGACCCGGCTCGGACTCGCGGTCGTCGGCCGGCTCGCCCGCAAGCACGGGCTGACCGTCTCCTTCCGGCCCTCCGCGCGCGGCGGCACGGGCGCGCTGATGATGCTCCCGCAGGAGCTGATCAGCCGCGCGGCCGCCGAAGTCCCGGCGCCGCCGCTCGCGATCCCGGCGCAGCCGTCCGGGCACCGGGCGATCGAGGCTCCCGCCGCGCCCCGTGCGCACACCGAGCCCGAGGCCGTCCACAACACCGCCGCCGGGCTGGCGGGCGCCGCCCGCGCGAAGGACCGTACGCCGGACACGGACGGCGCCGGACCCGAGGACGCGGCCACCGGCGAGCACCCCGAGTCCGGCGACGGAGCCCTGCCCCAGCGCCGCCGCGGCCGGACCCCGGCCGCCGCCCACCCCGAGGGACCGGACGCCGCCGGCGCGCAGGCCCGTACCGCGGCCGCGCCCGCCGGGGCCTCCCGATCCGCCGCGCGCTTCGGCAGCTTCCGCCAGGCCGTCCGCGGCGCCGGGGCCCCCGGCCCCGCCGGCGGGGCCGAGGACGAGCAGCAGCCCGCGCACACCCCAGACCCGGAAGGCAACACGCGATCATGA
- a CDS encoding alpha-L-glutamate ligase, with product MRIGLITDNPGHPLLSAAAGLLRVAGHVVEPLDPGAPDPGDPAPADVYLLKAHTPHALDLARRLEGLGAPVVNSAAATTLCQDRTLMAELAVRAGLPFAGTRTFGTLARWADGASLSAPVVVKSRHSRRRDLVALVEGAAALKELAGTWPDEPVVVQDFAPNSGWDHKLWAIGDRVFAALRRSELSPEGRGPTLPLPRIPAGWAELTLRVGEVFSLDVYGVDLIATADGSPLIVDVNAFPGIREQPGAPEALAELALKRAGRPAG from the coding sequence ATGAGGATCGGCCTGATCACGGACAACCCCGGGCATCCGCTGCTGTCGGCGGCCGCCGGGCTGCTGCGGGTCGCCGGACACGTCGTGGAGCCGCTGGATCCCGGCGCGCCGGACCCCGGCGACCCGGCGCCGGCCGACGTCTACCTGCTCAAGGCGCACACCCCGCACGCGCTGGACCTGGCCCGGCGCCTGGAAGGGCTCGGGGCTCCCGTGGTCAACTCGGCCGCGGCGACCACGCTCTGCCAGGACCGGACGCTGATGGCGGAGCTCGCCGTACGGGCCGGACTGCCGTTCGCGGGAACCCGTACCTTCGGCACGCTCGCGCGGTGGGCGGACGGCGCTTCGCTGTCCGCCCCCGTGGTCGTCAAGAGCCGGCACAGCCGGCGGCGGGACCTCGTCGCCCTGGTCGAGGGGGCGGCGGCGCTCAAGGAGCTGGCGGGCACGTGGCCCGACGAGCCGGTGGTGGTCCAGGACTTCGCCCCGAACAGCGGCTGGGACCACAAGCTCTGGGCGATCGGCGACCGGGTCTTCGCCGCCCTGCGCCGCTCCGAACTCTCCCCCGAGGGCCGCGGCCCGACCCTGCCGCTGCCTCGGATCCCGGCGGGCTGGGCCGAACTGACCCTCCGGGTCGGCGAGGTGTTCTCCCTGGACGTCTACGGCGTGGACCTCATCGCCACCGCCGACGGCTCCCCGCTGATCGTGGACGTCAACGCCTTCCCCGGCATCCGCGAACAGCCGGGCGCCCCCGAGGCCCTGGCGGAGCTGGCCCTGAAGCGGGCGGGGCGCCCGGCCGGCTGA
- a CDS encoding DUF742 domain-containing protein, with protein sequence MSRARPGRDDSPDRLYTLTGGRSRSGSDVFDLVTLVVAECDPVPGMQSEHAAILRMCRFPAAVVEIAAELGLPVSIVRILLADLLGTGRISARHPRTASSAYSLPDPDILEQVLVGLRNL encoded by the coding sequence ATGAGCCGGGCCAGGCCGGGCCGGGACGATTCCCCGGACCGGCTCTACACCCTCACCGGTGGCCGCAGCCGATCCGGATCCGACGTCTTCGACCTGGTCACGCTCGTCGTCGCCGAATGCGATCCGGTGCCCGGCATGCAGTCCGAGCACGCGGCGATCCTGCGGATGTGCCGCTTCCCGGCGGCGGTCGTGGAGATCGCCGCCGAGCTCGGGCTGCCGGTGTCGATCGTGCGGATCCTGCTGGCCGACCTGCTCGGCACCGGCCGGATCAGCGCCCGCCACCCGCGTACCGCGAGCTCGGCTTACAGCCTTCCCGACCCCGACATCCTGGAGCAGGTGCTCGTTGGACTCCGCAATCTCTGA
- a CDS encoding bifunctional [glutamine synthetase] adenylyltransferase/[glutamine synthetase]-adenylyl-L-tyrosine phosphorylase — MTVPGRRSSTFSRLLRSGFTDPSAAARLLDTDALAAVRTDPVLLDALGATADPDLALLGLVRLAEAQTADELPVLLDTLVSAKPLRDRLLGVLGASEALGDHLARHHQDWRALVTYEAADLHPGLPEFENGLAGAHNPVDLRVAYRRCLLSIAARDVCGTTDVAQTAAELADLATATLRAALRIASAAAPADAAACRLAVIAMGKCGGHELNYVSDVDVIFVGDAAPGADEGKAVQAATRLASHLMRICSDTTVEGTIWPVDANLRPEGRNGPLVRTLASHLAYYQRWAKTWEFQALLKARAVAGDETLGAEYVEAITPLVWQAAERENFVADVQKMRRRVVDNIPAAQVDRELKLGPGGLRDVEFAVQLLQLVHGRSDATLHSSSTLEALHALAAGGYVGRADAAQLNDAYRFLRAMEHRIQLYRLRRTHLVPEDENDLRRLGRSMGLRTEPVAELNKAWRRHASVVRRLHEKLFYRPLLDAVAQLAPGETRLSPRAAGQRLEALGYADPAAALRHLEALASGVTRKAAIQRTLLPVLLGWFADSADPDAGLLNFRKVSDALGRTPWYLRLLRDEGAAAENLARVLSAGRLAPDLLMRAPEAVALLGDAEGLVPRTREALEQEVLAAVGRAENPEAGVAAARGVRRRELFRTTAADIIGSYGTEDSPAEEDHGALVDRVGDAVSDLTAVTVAGALRAAVRGHWGDTLPTRFAIIGVGRFGGHELGYGSDADVLFVHEPREGVDEQEAAKAAQHVVSEMRRLLQLPTADPPLLIDADLRPEGRSGPLVRTIPSYAAYYRRWSLTWESQALLRAEPIAGDAELGARFIELIDPLRYPMEGLGEDAVREIRRLKARMESERLPRGADPTLHAKLGRGGLSDVEWTVQLIQMRHAWAEPGLRTTRTRRALAAAHAAGLIPTEEAQILDEAWVLATRVRNAVMLVRGRAGDSFPSDVREQAAVGRYLGYAEGRVGEMLDDYRRITRRARAVVDELFYGA, encoded by the coding sequence ATGACAGTCCCGGGACGCAGGAGCAGTACCTTCAGCCGGCTGCTGCGCAGCGGCTTCACCGACCCCTCCGCCGCGGCCCGGCTCCTCGACACCGACGCGCTGGCCGCCGTACGCACCGATCCCGTGCTCCTCGACGCCCTCGGAGCCACCGCCGACCCCGACCTCGCCCTCCTCGGGCTGGTCCGGCTCGCCGAGGCGCAGACGGCCGACGAACTGCCCGTACTGCTCGACACCCTCGTCAGCGCCAAGCCCCTGCGCGACCGCCTCCTCGGCGTGCTCGGCGCCTCCGAAGCACTCGGCGACCACCTCGCCCGCCACCACCAGGACTGGCGGGCCCTCGTCACCTACGAGGCCGCCGACCTGCACCCGGGACTCCCCGAGTTCGAGAACGGACTGGCCGGCGCCCACAACCCCGTCGACCTGCGCGTCGCCTACCGCCGCTGCCTGCTCTCCATCGCCGCCCGCGACGTCTGCGGCACCACCGACGTGGCCCAGACCGCCGCCGAACTCGCCGACCTCGCCACCGCCACCCTGCGCGCCGCCCTGCGCATCGCGAGCGCCGCCGCCCCCGCCGACGCGGCCGCCTGCCGGCTCGCCGTCATCGCCATGGGCAAGTGCGGCGGCCACGAACTGAACTACGTGTCCGACGTCGACGTCATCTTCGTCGGGGACGCCGCCCCCGGCGCCGACGAGGGCAAGGCGGTCCAGGCCGCCACCCGCCTCGCCTCCCACCTCATGCGGATCTGCTCCGACACCACCGTCGAAGGCACCATCTGGCCCGTCGACGCCAACCTCCGCCCCGAGGGCAGAAACGGTCCGCTCGTCCGCACCCTCGCCTCCCACCTCGCCTACTACCAGCGCTGGGCCAAGACCTGGGAGTTCCAGGCCCTACTCAAGGCCCGCGCCGTCGCCGGCGACGAAACGCTCGGCGCCGAGTACGTCGAGGCCATAACCCCCCTCGTCTGGCAGGCCGCCGAGCGCGAGAACTTCGTCGCCGACGTCCAGAAGATGCGCCGCCGCGTCGTCGACAACATCCCCGCCGCCCAGGTCGACCGCGAACTCAAACTCGGCCCCGGCGGCCTGCGCGACGTCGAGTTCGCCGTCCAGCTCCTCCAGCTCGTCCACGGCCGCTCCGACGCCACCCTGCACTCCTCCAGCACCCTCGAAGCGCTCCACGCACTAGCCGCCGGCGGCTACGTCGGACGCGCCGACGCCGCCCAGCTCAACGACGCGTACCGCTTCCTGCGCGCCATGGAACACCGCATCCAGCTCTACCGGCTGCGCCGCACCCACCTCGTCCCCGAAGACGAGAACGACCTGCGGCGCCTGGGCCGCTCCATGGGCCTGCGCACCGAACCCGTCGCCGAGCTCAACAAGGCCTGGCGCCGCCACGCCTCCGTCGTCCGCCGCCTGCACGAGAAGCTCTTCTACCGCCCGCTCCTCGACGCCGTCGCCCAACTCGCCCCCGGCGAGACCCGGCTCTCCCCGCGCGCCGCCGGCCAGCGCCTCGAAGCCCTCGGGTACGCCGACCCGGCCGCCGCCCTGCGCCACCTCGAAGCCCTCGCCTCCGGCGTCACCCGCAAGGCCGCCATCCAGCGCACCCTGCTGCCCGTGCTCCTCGGCTGGTTCGCCGACTCCGCGGACCCGGACGCCGGCCTGCTCAACTTCCGCAAGGTCTCCGACGCGCTGGGCCGCACCCCCTGGTACCTGCGCCTGCTGCGCGACGAGGGCGCCGCCGCCGAGAACCTCGCCCGCGTCCTGTCCGCCGGCCGCCTCGCCCCCGACCTGCTCATGCGCGCCCCCGAAGCCGTGGCCCTGCTCGGCGACGCCGAAGGCCTGGTCCCCCGTACCCGCGAGGCCCTCGAACAGGAGGTGCTCGCCGCCGTCGGCCGCGCCGAGAACCCGGAGGCCGGCGTGGCCGCCGCCCGCGGAGTGCGCCGCCGCGAACTCTTCCGCACCACCGCCGCCGACATCATCGGCTCCTACGGTACGGAGGACAGCCCGGCCGAGGAGGACCACGGAGCCCTGGTCGACCGGGTCGGCGACGCCGTCTCCGACCTCACCGCCGTCACCGTCGCCGGAGCCCTGCGCGCCGCCGTCCGGGGCCACTGGGGCGACACCCTGCCCACCCGCTTCGCGATCATCGGAGTCGGACGCTTCGGCGGACACGAGCTCGGCTACGGCTCCGACGCCGACGTCCTGTTCGTCCACGAACCCCGCGAGGGCGTCGACGAACAGGAGGCCGCGAAAGCCGCCCAGCACGTCGTCTCCGAGATGCGCAGACTGCTCCAGCTGCCCACCGCGGACCCGCCGCTGCTCATCGACGCCGACCTGCGCCCCGAAGGCCGCTCCGGCCCGCTGGTGCGCACCATCCCCTCCTACGCCGCCTACTACCGCCGCTGGTCCCTGACCTGGGAGTCCCAGGCCCTGCTGCGCGCCGAGCCGATCGCGGGCGACGCCGAGCTCGGTGCCCGCTTCATCGAGCTCATCGATCCGCTGCGCTACCCGATGGAGGGTCTCGGCGAGGACGCCGTCCGCGAGATCCGGCGGCTGAAGGCCCGGATGGAATCCGAGCGCCTGCCCAGGGGCGCCGACCCGACCCTGCACGCCAAACTGGGGCGCGGCGGCCTCAGCGACGTCGAGTGGACCGTCCAGCTGATCCAGATGCGCCACGCCTGGGCCGAGCCCGGCCTGCGCACCACCCGGACCCGCCGGGCCCTGGCAGCCGCCCACGCGGCCGGCCTGATCCCCACCGAAGAGGCGCAGATCCTCGACGAGGCCTGGGTGCTGGCCACCCGCGTCCGCAACGCCGTGATGCTGGTCCGCGGCCGGGCCGGGGACAGCTTCCCCTCCGACGTCCGCGAACAGGCGGCGGTCGGCCGCTACCTCGGCTATGCGGAGGGCCGGGTCGGCGAGATGCTCGACGACTACCGCCGCATCACGCGCCGCGCGCGGGCGGTGGTGGACGAACTCTTCTACGGCGCGTAG
- a CDS encoding SigE family RNA polymerase sigma factor, translating to MQAEEEAQFQSFVAARWTHLVRTAYLLTGDPHDAEDVTQAALAKAYRSWRRVARMDSPEAYVRRMLVTCNSDRFRKRRVAERLTDRVPDTSVHDHRVAWADERNVLMEALAELPTRQRAVVVMRYWEDLSEAETADVLGCSQGTVKSQASKALAKLRAWPGLSRIATRNEGAAA from the coding sequence ATGCAAGCCGAGGAAGAAGCTCAGTTCCAGTCGTTCGTCGCCGCACGCTGGACCCATCTGGTGCGAACCGCGTACCTGTTGACCGGTGATCCGCACGACGCGGAGGACGTGACCCAGGCCGCGCTCGCGAAGGCGTACCGGTCGTGGCGGCGCGTGGCGCGCATGGACAGTCCGGAGGCGTACGTCCGCCGGATGCTGGTGACCTGCAACAGCGACCGGTTCCGCAAGCGCCGGGTCGCCGAGCGCCTGACGGACCGCGTGCCGGACACGTCGGTGCACGACCACCGCGTGGCGTGGGCCGACGAACGCAACGTGCTGATGGAGGCGCTGGCCGAACTGCCGACCCGGCAGCGGGCGGTGGTGGTCATGCGGTACTGGGAGGACCTCTCCGAGGCCGAGACCGCCGACGTCCTGGGGTGCTCCCAGGGCACCGTCAAGAGCCAGGCCTCCAAGGCGCTGGCGAAACTGCGCGCCTGGCCCGGACTGAGCCGGATCGCGACGAGGAACGAGGGGGCGGCCGCGTGA